TAACATTTACCAGACCGAGGTCGAATCTCAGACCTGAAAAGTTGCATTCTGATGGAAACGCAAATAAATTGTACGTATCACCTGTATAATGTATTTACACATGTAAGATTTTATGAATGATATCCagagagaaaataattcttattttcattCTATCCCTTCTCTCCCAGTGATCTAGAGACCgagcaaataattttatacctcCCAAGTAAAAATGACTCTTCCAAGAAACTCTCTTTTGGTGCATAAAACCTCAGCCTgataattctataatttccAAAAATGTAGTATGTAAGGGTTTCTGTTCAAACAATTTGGCAACTGGGTGCATGGTTAGCTATATTCACCGGTtgcaaagaaattattaagtCCTCATTAAATACCATATCAAACAGTTGGAGGAAGATAAAAACTTGCTGTCAGTAGGtgcagaaaataaatttatcacaaaCTAATTCTGCCAGCTTTGCAGGGGAATAGGTAGCAGATAACTCAACTGGTTTGCTCCTTTTTCCTGCATCCAATTTCACCTCTCCTCTGTACAGTGTGTGGTATAATCTTAACGGCAGATTTCCCACCATGCCTTCCATCAATGTCTACTGCAATAGCTGCAGCTCCTTCCTTGAGAGAGTACCTGAAGAAAAGATTAAGGAGGACACTCCCCTCTGCAACATAATATTCAGAATTCACAGAAAGCATGGTGTAGGAATAAAAATACTGCAGCGGACATGACTATCTTTGTTTAAACCATTTCACAATCTGGCTCTTCTGTATTCCTGATGACCAATATTAGAAACTATCGCGTAAGAAGGATACTCTCTGATCCCAAGAACACTGTTGTGGTTCTCCATTGTGTACATAAAAGTACTCTGACTGCTCCATGGAAATGTCTCCCCAACAAGTTTCAGTGCAGCTGTTGCCCCTGAGgtaaatatacatttatactCTCCAGGAGATGCATTAAAGAAGCTAAGGGTCTGCATCAAAATCAAAAACCACcctcaaatataaataagaaccATGATTACTATTTTAAGCAGAGATACTATGAAAATATTCCAATGATTGACAAATTACTTGCTCTGTGAACCCTGACATCAATCATGTTGTCTGAAAAACAGGGTTAGATATTGACACAAGACAACATAATGAATAAGGGTTCCTTGTGATGTAAACAAAGGTGGCTCAAGATCATGCCTCACCTGTCGACGAGCATCGCCCACAATGTCACTGGTTGACAAGCTGCAGTTGCTCTGGCtatctatataatttttagttaagaACTTAAGAAACGCATAACACGTATCTGAAATTCAAGTGCCTACAATAAATACTCAATGTTTTCTTGAAACAGACAAGATAAGGATACGGGGATTTCCATATAGAGTAGAATTTAAATCCTTGAAGACATCTTGAATTTGTGACTCAGAATATAAAGTTGCTCCAGCATGGTCCAAGTACACTACATCTGCACAAGCCAATAACAATATACCAGTCAAGAATCAGtaaacaaatatcaaatactacttggacaatattttgatttccttGATAAGATCAAGCccttttgctttttttctcttctcaagagctttttcttgttcaaaatcaagaatcttCTATGTTATCTTGAACggattatattttctttgatagGATGTAACCAACGAGAGACAGAAAAGGAATACCAAGCCATGCAGCCCTTCAGGGACAGGAACTGGACTTTCTTGATTAGCATAAAGAATCTTTAATTTGATAacttataaactaaaattgcaaaagagATCAAGGGGAAAATCCAAACATCCAACcgtttaaattttcaaattaagagtccttttatgttttcttgaatGAGTTATAACCAGAGAAGCAAGAAATCCCGTGCTTTAGACACAAGAATTGGATCTTCTTGATTatctttgaatttgattcctttgataacttaaaattgcaaaagaaataaaggGGAAAACCAAACCATTCAACCGCTTGAATTCAGTAGCTCGGATCTCATCCACGTTACTGGGTGCATTCGGATACCCATAATCTTGCCCGAACTCCTTCAAGAATCTTTCTTTCTCAGGGTCGTCAGCCATGATAGATAAATAGAACtccaataatttgaaaaaattctgATCGGTTCTAAAACAGAATAGAAAATTCCACACGAAACATGTCAAGATTCTGAACTCAGTACACTACACTGACGATTTTACTGGAGTAGTAGACAAActgcaattttatttaatcttcaCAACGGGCAATCCACTATTTATAGCAAGCTCTGAGTCGGTGAGGAGTTGGTAATTAATTGGGCTTCGGCCTATTGATTAATGGGCCTTTTACTTTCCACTTCCCcctattctaatatttttagtaattaatatgtGCCAAATTTCATGGGCCAGAAGTTACAGCATGGGCTTAGTGCTGGGCCATATGTATATCAGTGCAACAGGATCTCCAATTAGTTTTACCCTATAATCTAAATCAGAAACTGTTACATCGTGTTTCAAAGATGtgttaaatgtatttttcgaTCCGTAATTTAAGTTACTTATTTGGTGCtttcatctttaattttttatgataatattttaattttatatttttttaatttcgtaatttcagtttttttgtaCATCGAAGTTCAACTCTAGTGGCAAGAAGGGTAAATTCTATGTTGGCAAAAATTGGCCAATAGAAAGAAAAGcctcaattttaaaatgtcaCGTGTAAGGCATTTTTCCAGcaaaaaaggattaaaataaaaaaaaataaaaaaatataggaccaaaatactaccacaaaaaattaaaagatgaaaataccaaataacctgaattacaaaactaaaatgcatttaagtCTTTCATATATAGATTGGAAGACCccataacaattttttttttggatttatttggagatttttttattaaataatttttgaattatattttatgaaaatattactgtcttgaaatctttttatatatgaagTCACTTGAATTCTTtccacaaattcaaataattccaTCTAAATATAGCCTTAGTGAAGATGCAAACTGAAGCCATACACCACCAGAAgattcataatatttaatcatgactacttgtcattattaaaaaaaatatatagtagatAGTTATTGGCCATGACTATGCAACGTTTATTAATTGTGGTTTTTATAAGGATAGCTAAAACGTTTGCTATAACTTGAGCCATGGTGAATATTTCTGCCATGGCTAGAATCCACGACAAATACTTTTGTATGGAGAATAAGATAACTTCTtgatcgattttatttaattataattaatactaCTATTCATTTATTACAACTTTTAGTTcacatcaattaaaatataagcaatagtaatttttttcttttttttgtaatgcatggatctgaattttgagtaaaattggCACATGATATGTAGGTGGAGGCATGCTACTTAGTGAGGGACCAATCTAGTAGCTAGCTACtcaactacatatatatagtggaACGGAAAACACAAGTCACCATCGGGTTCATGGTCAACTCGGGTTTTATTTTGTACTAGGCCCGGCCAAGATCTGGTGAGTATATATGTGTGGAACATGGAATCTCCTGCTCTCAGTGGACGAGAAACAAATTCCAGGATTTGGATTTAAACATTAACTGATCAACAAAAAAACCTGTTTgatgatttctgtaattaatatgttgtCGTGTCAGTGTCAAGAAATCCAGAAATTCTTGTCCTTTCAGTCCAAAGCTGGATCATCAATTACAAGAATTGATAGTGTTACAATATTGTTGATGAGTTGAATATTATGATGCATGGGTCCTCCTGCAGACAGGAGAAATGCCTGGCTGATCATGCACATATGTAGATCATGTGGCGGTGGTTGCTTCTCCTTGTCATAATTTTACATGCATCATGATCATGAAAATGGCTGCAAGTCAGCTCCTTAATCACCGACAGATCTTTCGATTATGATCATGTGATGGATCGTCTCTGATGGATTCGGAATCTCCGTTGCGATTAGCAACAGTTGTATATCGATGATGGATCGATTgatgatacatatatatatatacacacacacatatcccCACCGAGAGACTTAACCCTCCCTCACCTCAAAGgacagttatatatatatgggattCCCATGTCTTGGTGGTGcttccttttcttgatttctgtAATGATTGCACTGTTGCCCCGAAAACGACTTCACTCTTCCTCCATTCACATTCAAAACTCGCCCAATATCTCATGAAATGATGATCACACAAAATCTACCAGAAATTAAACAACATATACTTTTCCaagtaattaatcaaaattaccttatattatattacaacGTATGTCATTAAGCTGAGATTATTGCaataatttgacataattcTGCACGTATTAATTGATACTTGTAATTAGTACATGATGAGTGATTTGTATTCCGTGCATGTTGTGAGATGGGGGcagttttaattattcaagGAAAAAGATGTTGCAGTCACTTCAGTTTAGTGGTTTCTTACGCTTGTAAGAATGCATACTTGGGGCAGCCCATTTCTGTATGCTTAAATTCTTCCATTTTGAGCTAATGTCAAAGGAAATTGAGGACTTACGGGAAAAGTTCTTCCCATCCTACTGACAGTGCCCACCTATATGTCTTTTTACATTGACTTTAAGACAGCAGAAATTAGTCTTTTGCCCGTTGAAAGATACAGTGCCATACATACATCGATTTCTAAGCTCTTCTACGCCCTGTTTGGATTTTAAGTCAATTTTGAAGAATTTCTTTCCTGACACCAGGAACATGAGGTCTCTACAGGTTTTTGATGATTACTAAGTTAGCTAATTGGGCAACAGTTGCACTCGTGAACAAGCATATATATCGCTATATGTGACAGGTTTCTCGAGAACCCGTAAGCATCAATCAGTTCGATATATCCTTATAAGTTCAGTGTTTAAGGCTCCACATCTTTGTATTCCGTTGTTGAGTTTTCCCGGTAGTCGTTTTTAACTTTGAATCATTTTTAGGTTCTGCATTAGTCTAAAGACGTCGTTGCAGATAGCGTAAAAGACAAAGATTGTGAAAGGCATTCAGAATACCTAAATGGAAAAAGATAGATAAGTTGATAGTTGATACATAGACATAATTGAATTGGAGGATCTTAAACCATACGTACCTCAACCACAAGAATGCTTTCGATcttgttttttcattatatacaaattaccAGTATCTTCGGATATTAATCACTTACTTATCAAATTACGaacaaattcgataaaatGATGGTGAGATTCGAACTCATGAcctttatattaatttgtagtaGTGTTACGGGACTTCAGCCTTAATCGATAGGCCAAAATCTTAACGATAAAATTCCAAGTTCGTGCCTTTAGACGTTATAGTATTTGATACTCAGCTTGAAAGAGATTGGCATAATTTACTTTTCACAAAGTTCAAAATAAGGAACAAAAGTACAATTGCAAGCACGGGTGCTACAAAATCAATCATTATCGTTAAACAGTTGGATTGCCAACAGGCTGAACTGAAATTTGTACAAGAGCAGGCTGCCTTAGAAGTTCCTAATAAGGTTGCTAAACCGGATTTTTCCGCAGCTTACAATGTGTTAGCTAGTGAAGTATGGCAAGTGCACAAGATTAGCCATGGCTGCTTGCAACCAATCATCGTCATCATATTTCATCTgccaaaataaaaacaagaagtTCGTGGTAAGTAGCCGTATAGGCTTATAAATCGCAGAATATGAGCTATTTCTTGCAGAAAGTAATCGACAATATCTTACACCAAAAATAGGAACATTAGTTGATTGATCCAAAATCTAAGTACCTGGTCGTAAACTAAACTGTTTTGTTCGTAATTAGTATGATCATGACTTGCGTTCATCATCGCTATTTCATCTTCAGAGGGTTCATTGTTCTTGGCAAACCTCCCACGAATCCTCACACGCTTGTCGGCTAGGGTTTTGCGACAGGCATACTGCGCAAAATaccatgtatatatatatatatatcatcagtTCAATTATGTACATATACAGTAAATAAACGATGAATTTTCAGGCActaatttcacatatatataaaccttGATGGTCTTAGTAAAGTTCctttggtttcttttctttaggTATCTGAGAATTCTGTCCTTCCTTTCTTCAACAGAGTACCTTCCAACCTTAACCTCCGTCTCTTCAACTTTTGTTACTGCTCTCCCTTGTATTCCCTGCATTCAAATGTATGTCAAAATTTCagacaactatatatatatatatatatatttccctGCATTCAAATGTATGTCAAAATTTCagacaactatatatatatatatatatatatatatatgactagTTTAGcagaaaaataagtatatatacagGAGAAAGAGATCATTGTACGTACCCAATTTTCAGCAGGGAGGGGGTAAGCCGGCCAGAAATTCGGCACCAATCTGCTGCACTGATCTTCTCCGGGCTCGAACACCTGATGCTGGTAGTCTGAGGCAGCAAAATCAGGAAAGCCCGCATCGATTTCAGGAAACTGAGGAACAGCCATATTGCAGTCTGAAACTCCAAACTGCTCAGGGAAAGATGTGACTGAAACAGGTGAATTCACGTCGTAGTTCATCAGCGGCACCATGTTTGACGCTGCATTATTAATGTTGTACATGTTTAAGGCTTCCCCACTGCAAAATTCAGCGGGCAAGAAAGCGTAATCGGAGCAGAACTGGTGAGGGAGTGAAGCAGCCATTGGAGAGATCAAAAGAAGTGTGGGGTATGGTCTCTAGAGATGGTGGGAATGGGATAATCAATCAATGTATGTGAAGAAACTGATTGGTGCTGCGAACTATTTATAGCATGAAGAGGGCTAATTAATGAACAAGTTGGGTGGCCCCGTTTGGTCGTTCTGTCTAGTCTTGATTTAGGTTTTGTTATCAATACTAGCTAATGTATGCAGAATCTTGAACTAGGATACAGTATTTGGACATGGATCATTGTTCAGttttatctcaaaataagACAAAACCAGTGATTAGGAGGCCATAACAtgcactacaagaaaatggcTTATTAGctacgaaaaaaaattaatgtcgAGCTGATTAGTAAGTAAAATTCTTGTTATTAATCTacattatttgatataaaaaatttacttgctcATGAATTTAGCAGCGAAtcgtttaaaatatatattaaataatgcaGATTAGCAACAgaaattttacttgctaattttaatgtaaattttttccaTCGCTGTTGAACTATTTTTTCGTAgtgatatttatattactccggatcaacttttttattgtaaagtCTATTCTATCTTCTGATACATCTAATATACATACATCATATGTaaaatctttttcaaaattaaatacatgatatAATCcctatacatatgtatattgaatgcagtaaaaatggaaatagcaattacaataaaaaatttcctaGAACGGTCACTATTTGCTTTCCGGGACAACAAGAATGTGTTGTTTTGAATAAAACAATGTAAATTTTTGTGGTGTTGCCCACATTCAGACCCTGATTGGCATAACACTATTATATATTCCTATCGGATGTACAGTATATATACtaacaattttcttaattagaCACCTTCTACTTAATATTTGCCTAAATCGGTATAAAATACATAGTACTTTTGTACGGTTTACAGCCTAGCTCTTTCacataaaagttaaaattttccacTTTGGATATATATGCCCAAGACTCAAAAAGATCGATGAAAAAGCTTTACCTCTGGAAGGTTATTCGTCAACTTTAGTGTTCATATAAAAATGCCAACACTTtggtttttcatttatatatcttcaggtcaaaattaaaaataggttcacttatgggactaaaaatataatttacccttattttgattgtattgactAACGGAGAGAGTAATTGCCGTTATCAATTGGACGGAAATCCCTCAATagtcctcaaattgaaaaaaaaaaaacaccacaTATGGGACTCAATGTGCGAATTGATCTGAgtgtaggaccaaaattgaaaacaaatccacttatgggacaaaaaatgtaatttaccctttacaTAAcacactttattttttttttcctttttcctaaaTGGTATATAATACTGTCGAATGgatgatatatatagaagATAAATTCAGAAATAAATGTAGAATTCTTTTGaacaaactaaaatatgaagaacATGAAGCATGAGGCTTATTGTCTTCCTCTTGGAGGGTGCAGTGCAAAGCGGTATAATACAAGTAACTCTAGCAGAAATGGTAGTGTCCTCCCAGGTAAAATAGTAGTTTTGATATGCATGGatgattattttcttgaagaatAAAGGGTGATGATGTGGTTTGAGAAACATGAAAGCAAAAATAGGGAGGTTGAGGGTGATGTTGTGATGACTATTTGAAAGCCTGTCTGTGTGTGCATGCTTTAACTTGAAGA
This genomic window from Sesamum indicum cultivar Zhongzhi No. 13 linkage group LG12, S_indicum_v1.0, whole genome shotgun sequence contains:
- the LOC105175174 gene encoding uncharacterized protein LOC105175174 codes for the protein MAASLPHQFCSDYAFLPAEFCSGEALNMYNINNAASNMVPLMNYDVNSPVSVTSFPEQFGVSDCNMAVPQFPEIDAGFPDFAASDYQHQVFEPGEDQCSRLVPNFWPAYPLPAENWGIQGRAVTKVEETEVKVGRYSVEERKDRILRYLKKRNQRNFTKTIKYACRKTLADKRVRIRGRFAKNNEPSEDEIAMMNASHDHTNYEQNSLVYDQMKYDDDDWLQAAMANLVHLPYFTS